In a genomic window of Streptomyces katrae:
- a CDS encoding ACP S-malonyltransferase → MLVLVAPGQGAQTPGFLTPWLELPGAAERVAGWSDAIGLDLVHYGTKADEDEIRDTAVAQPLLVAAGLLSASALDASAFGAVAGHSVGEITAAAFAGVLDEGDALSFVRTRGLAMAEAAAVTETGMAAVLGGDQDVVVAHLQNLGLTPANINGAGQIVAAGTAEQIAALVADKPEGSMKVVALKVAGAFHTHHMAPAVATLAETAQALAPADPALKYVSNKDGLVVESGADVVARLVGQVANPVRWDLCMGTFSKLGVTGIVELSPGGTLTGLAKRALKGVPNVALKTPDDLDKAAQLIAELTA, encoded by the coding sequence GTGCTCGTACTCGTCGCTCCCGGCCAAGGCGCTCAGACGCCCGGCTTCCTGACTCCCTGGCTCGAACTCCCCGGCGCCGCCGAACGCGTCGCGGGGTGGTCGGACGCCATCGGGCTGGACCTCGTCCACTACGGCACCAAGGCCGACGAGGACGAGATCCGCGACACGGCGGTGGCCCAGCCCCTGCTGGTCGCGGCCGGCCTGCTGTCCGCTTCCGCGCTGGACGCCTCGGCCTTCGGTGCCGTCGCCGGCCACAGCGTCGGTGAGATCACCGCGGCCGCGTTCGCCGGTGTGCTGGACGAGGGCGACGCGCTGTCGTTCGTCCGCACCCGCGGGCTGGCCATGGCCGAGGCCGCCGCCGTCACCGAGACGGGCATGGCCGCGGTCCTGGGCGGTGACCAGGACGTGGTCGTCGCGCACCTGCAGAACCTGGGCCTGACCCCGGCCAACATCAACGGTGCGGGCCAGATCGTGGCCGCCGGCACCGCGGAGCAGATCGCGGCCCTGGTCGCCGACAAGCCCGAGGGCTCGATGAAGGTCGTCGCCCTCAAGGTCGCGGGGGCCTTCCACACGCACCACATGGCGCCCGCCGTCGCCACGCTGGCGGAGACCGCCCAGGCCCTCGCCCCGGCCGACCCGGCGCTGAAGTACGTGTCCAACAAGGACGGACTCGTGGTCGAGTCGGGCGCCGACGTCGTCGCCCGCCTGGTCGGCCAGGTCGCGAACCCGGTGCGCTGGGACCTGTGCATGGGGACCTTCTCCAAGCTGGGCGTCACCGGGATCGTCGAGCTGAGCCCCGGCGGCACCCTGACGGGTCTGGCCAAGCGCGCGCTCAAGGGCGTGCCGAACGTGGCGCTGAAGACGCCGGACGACCTCGACAAGGCCGCGCAGCTCATCGCCGAGCTGACGGCCTGA
- the fabF gene encoding beta-ketoacyl-ACP synthase II, producing MSPTNRTVVVTGIGATTPLGGDSASTWEGLLAGRSGVSPLEGERFAELPVRIAAQAAVDPSEVLPRPLARKLDRSAQFALIAAREAWADAGYTAPAGEDETIVPERLGTVIASGIGGVTTLLDQYDVLKEKGVRRVSPHTVPMLMPNGPSANVGLEVNARAGVHTPVSACASGAEAIGYAVEMIRTGRADVVVAGGTEAAIHPLPIAAFANMMAMSKNNESPTTASRPYDKARDGFVLGEGAGVVVLESAEHAAKRGARVYCEVLGQGLSADSHHIAQPEPTGRGVAAALRNLLDNTELDPSELVHVNAHATSTPQGDTAELKALRKVLGDDLDHVAISATKSMTGHLLGGAGGIETVATVLALYHRIAPPTINIDDLDDEADADIVRGEARKLPVDGPIAAINNSFGFGGHNVSLAFRTV from the coding sequence GTGAGCCCGACCAATCGCACCGTGGTCGTCACCGGTATCGGCGCAACCACTCCGCTGGGTGGCGACAGCGCTTCGACCTGGGAAGGTCTGCTCGCCGGCCGGTCCGGCGTCTCGCCCCTGGAGGGCGAGCGCTTCGCCGAACTGCCGGTCCGTATCGCAGCCCAGGCCGCCGTGGACCCGAGCGAGGTGCTCCCGCGCCCGCTGGCCCGCAAGCTCGACCGCTCGGCGCAGTTCGCCCTCATCGCCGCCCGTGAGGCCTGGGCCGACGCGGGTTACACCGCTCCGGCGGGCGAGGACGAGACGATCGTCCCCGAGCGTCTGGGCACCGTGATCGCCTCCGGTATCGGCGGTGTCACCACCCTGCTCGACCAGTACGACGTACTGAAGGAAAAGGGTGTGCGCCGGGTCTCCCCGCACACCGTCCCCATGCTCATGCCGAACGGCCCCTCGGCCAACGTCGGCCTGGAAGTCAACGCCCGCGCCGGTGTGCACACCCCCGTCAGCGCGTGCGCCTCGGGCGCGGAGGCCATCGGCTACGCCGTCGAGATGATCCGTACCGGCCGTGCCGACGTGGTCGTCGCCGGCGGCACCGAGGCGGCGATCCACCCGCTGCCGATCGCGGCGTTCGCCAACATGATGGCGATGTCCAAGAACAACGAGAGCCCGACCACGGCCTCCCGCCCCTACGACAAGGCCCGCGACGGCTTCGTCCTCGGCGAGGGCGCCGGCGTCGTGGTCCTGGAGTCCGCCGAGCACGCCGCCAAGCGCGGCGCCCGGGTCTACTGCGAGGTGCTGGGGCAGGGTCTGTCCGCGGACAGCCACCACATCGCGCAGCCGGAGCCGACGGGCCGCGGTGTCGCGGCCGCCCTGCGCAACCTGCTCGACAACACCGAGCTCGACCCGTCCGAGCTGGTCCACGTCAACGCGCACGCCACGTCCACCCCGCAGGGTGACACGGCCGAGCTGAAGGCGCTGCGCAAGGTCCTGGGCGACGACCTCGACCACGTCGCGATCTCCGCGACCAAGTCGATGACCGGTCACCTGCTGGGCGGCGCGGGCGGTATCGAGACCGTCGCGACCGTGCTGGCGCTGTACCACCGGATCGCCCCGCCGACGATCAACATCGACGACCTGGACGACGAGGCCGACGCGGACATCGTGCGCGGCGAGGCCCGCAAGCTGCCCGTCGACGGTCCGATCGCCGCGATCAACAACTCCTTCGGTTTCGGCGGCCACAACGTCTCCCTGGCGTTCCGCACGGTCTGA
- a CDS encoding low temperature requirement protein A, translating into MEPQEREKKVTWSELFFDLVLVFAVTQVSALLHHDHGWAGTGRALIVFVPVYWVWVGNTVHANTHDADRPGERIGLFAAGLCGLLMALALPDAFGDRGPLLAGAYFGARLVLAALAHGRSRRLRLTPVTVSVLVSGPLLLAGSFLDGTARTGLWALAAAVDLAAPRLTRPHMVRLAFDSGHLAERFGLFVMIALGESIVAVGAPVASAPALDTGALAAVAVAFALVCGLWWVYFHLAADAVRHGLETAAVRADVARQVLSYGHLSLIASVIAVAVGMAEAVAHPGARLPLGVAALLYGGCALFLATFGYTRWHLFRSWSVTRLTAAAAVLLLLPAALLLPSLAALALLTAVVTGLNLVELALVRRRGELPGATSPSLAS; encoded by the coding sequence ATGGAGCCGCAAGAGCGGGAGAAGAAGGTCACGTGGTCGGAGCTGTTCTTCGACCTGGTGCTGGTCTTCGCCGTGACGCAGGTCTCGGCACTGCTCCACCACGACCACGGATGGGCCGGCACCGGCCGGGCCCTGATCGTGTTCGTACCCGTCTACTGGGTGTGGGTGGGCAACACCGTCCACGCCAACACCCACGACGCCGACCGGCCCGGCGAGCGCATCGGTCTCTTCGCCGCCGGACTGTGCGGCCTGCTGATGGCCCTGGCCCTGCCCGACGCCTTCGGGGACCGCGGACCGCTCCTGGCCGGCGCCTACTTCGGCGCCCGCCTGGTGCTCGCCGCCCTCGCGCACGGCCGCAGCCGCCGCCTGCGGCTCACCCCGGTGACCGTGTCCGTGCTGGTCAGCGGCCCGCTGCTGCTGGCCGGCTCCTTCCTCGACGGAACGGCCCGGACCGGGCTGTGGGCGCTGGCCGCCGCCGTGGACCTGGCCGCGCCCCGGCTGACCCGCCCCCACATGGTCCGGCTGGCCTTCGACTCGGGCCATCTCGCCGAGCGGTTCGGCCTGTTCGTGATGATCGCGCTCGGCGAGTCCATCGTGGCCGTCGGCGCCCCGGTGGCCTCCGCGCCCGCGCTGGACACCGGCGCCCTGGCCGCCGTCGCCGTGGCCTTCGCCCTGGTCTGCGGCCTGTGGTGGGTGTACTTCCACCTCGCCGCCGACGCCGTCCGGCACGGCCTGGAGACCGCCGCCGTACGGGCCGACGTGGCCCGGCAGGTCCTCTCGTACGGGCACCTCTCCCTGATCGCCTCGGTCATCGCGGTCGCCGTCGGCATGGCCGAGGCCGTCGCCCACCCCGGGGCCCGGCTCCCGCTCGGTGTCGCCGCCCTCCTCTACGGGGGCTGCGCCCTCTTCCTCGCCACCTTCGGATACACCCGCTGGCACCTGTTCCGTTCCTGGTCGGTGACCCGGCTGACGGCCGCCGCGGCCGTCCTGCTCCTGCTGCCCGCGGCCCTGCTGCTGCCCTCGCTGGCGGCGCTCGCGCTGCTGACCGCGGTGGTGACCGGCCTCAACCTGGTGGAGCTGGCCCTCGTACGCCGCCGCGGAGAGCTTCCCGGCGCCACCTCCCCCTCCCTGGCATCCTGA
- a CDS encoding ketoacyl-ACP synthase III: MSKIKPAKGSPYARILGVGGYRPTRVVPNEVILEKIDSSDEWIRSRSGIATRHWASPQETVAAMSVEASGKALADAGVSPEQIGAVIVSTVSHFKQTPAVATEIAHRIGAGKPAAFDISAGCAGFGYGLTLAKGMVVEGSAEYVLVIGVERLSDLTDLEDRATAFLFGDGAGAVVVGPSDEPAIGPTVWGSEGDKSETIKQTVPWDEFRSTDTAQKFPAITQEGQAVFRWAVFEMAKVAQQALDAAGITPDDLDVFIPHQANMRIIDSMVKTLKLPEHVTVARDVETTGNTSAASIPLAMERLLATGAAKSGDTALVIGFGAGLVYAATVVTLP, from the coding sequence ATGTCCAAGATCAAGCCGGCCAAGGGCTCCCCGTACGCCCGCATCCTCGGCGTCGGCGGCTACCGCCCGACCCGGGTGGTGCCCAACGAGGTCATCCTCGAGAAGATCGACTCCTCGGACGAGTGGATCCGCTCCCGCTCCGGCATCGCGACCCGGCACTGGGCCTCGCCCCAGGAGACCGTCGCCGCGATGTCGGTGGAGGCCTCCGGCAAGGCGCTCGCCGACGCCGGGGTCTCCCCCGAGCAGATCGGCGCGGTGATCGTCTCGACGGTCTCGCACTTCAAGCAGACCCCGGCCGTCGCGACCGAGATCGCGCACCGGATCGGCGCGGGCAAGCCCGCCGCCTTCGACATCTCCGCGGGCTGTGCCGGTTTCGGCTACGGCCTGACCCTCGCCAAGGGCATGGTGGTGGAAGGTTCCGCCGAGTACGTCCTGGTCATCGGGGTCGAGCGGCTGTCGGACCTGACGGACCTGGAGGACCGGGCGACGGCCTTCCTGTTCGGCGACGGCGCCGGCGCCGTGGTCGTCGGCCCCTCGGACGAGCCGGCCATCGGCCCCACGGTGTGGGGTTCGGAGGGCGACAAGTCCGAGACCATCAAGCAGACCGTGCCGTGGGACGAGTTCCGCAGCACGGACACCGCCCAGAAGTTCCCGGCCATCACCCAGGAGGGTCAGGCGGTCTTCCGCTGGGCCGTCTTCGAGATGGCCAAGGTGGCCCAGCAGGCGCTCGACGCCGCCGGGATCACCCCGGATGACCTGGACGTCTTCATTCCGCACCAGGCCAACATGCGGATCATCGACTCGATGGTGAAGACTCTCAAGCTGCCGGAGCACGTCACGGTCGCCCGTGACGTGGAAACCACCGGCAACACGTCGGCCGCCTCGATCCCGCTCGCCATGGAGCGGCTCCTGGCGACCGGAGCGGCGAAGAGCGGCGACACCGCGCTCGTCATCGGCTTCGGGGCGGGGCTCGTCTACGCCGCGACGGTCGTTACCCTCCCCTAG
- a CDS encoding TetR/AcrR family transcriptional regulator, whose product MVRAKSEERRGEIVRAAVEVIAERGYRGASLGSVAERVGLTQQGLLHYFPTKEALLVAVLEERDRWDTGGGSRASAGAWRLDLLASLVEYNAMRPGIVQTFSALLGESVTDGHPARTFFTERYAQVRGEMADLLRAEFGELLPSGLTPEQAAPLLTAVMDGLQYQWLLAPESVDMPAAFRSFLTLLRGPGA is encoded by the coding sequence ATGGTCAGGGCGAAGAGCGAGGAGCGCCGCGGCGAGATCGTCCGCGCGGCGGTCGAGGTGATCGCGGAGCGCGGCTACCGGGGCGCCTCCCTGGGCTCCGTCGCCGAACGCGTGGGCCTGACCCAGCAGGGCCTGCTGCACTACTTCCCGACCAAGGAGGCCCTGCTCGTCGCGGTCCTGGAGGAACGCGACCGCTGGGACACCGGCGGCGGCTCCCGCGCCTCGGCCGGCGCCTGGCGCCTGGACCTGCTGGCCTCGCTGGTCGAGTACAACGCCATGCGCCCGGGCATCGTGCAGACCTTCTCGGCCCTGCTCGGCGAGAGCGTCACCGACGGCCACCCCGCCCGCACCTTCTTCACCGAGCGCTACGCGCAGGTCCGCGGGGAGATGGCCGACCTGCTGCGGGCCGAGTTCGGCGAGCTCCTGCCCTCCGGCCTCACCCCGGAACAGGCCGCTCCACTGCTGACGGCGGTCATGGACGGCCTCCAGTACCAGTGGCTGCTGGCCCCGGAATCGGTGGACATGCCCGCCGCGTTCCGCTCCTTCCTGACCCTGCTGAGGGGCCCCGGCGCGTAG
- a CDS encoding SGNH/GDSL hydrolase family protein has product MRTTAARRRVRRTVTGAGVAAAVLATMVTGCDDGGPAAKAGERGAQARPRWNPAPTSVAAVGDSITRGFDACSVLADCPEVSWATGSDPAVNSLAARLLGGAEVPARSWNYAVTGSRMADLPGQLAEAAEHKPGLVTVMVGSNDACRPTASSMTSVADFRAQFEQALKGLRAASPDSQVYVSSVPDLQRLWEQGKDSPMVRQIWKLGICQSMLAEPLAADAGATARREKVRARVVEYNEVLRQVCAQDALCRYDGGAVFQYPFGAEQLSHWDWFHPGRDGQARLAELAHRQVTAAEPPR; this is encoded by the coding sequence ATGCGCACCACCGCCGCGCGGCGCCGCGTACGCCGGACCGTCACCGGCGCGGGCGTGGCGGCGGCCGTACTGGCCACGATGGTGACGGGCTGTGACGACGGCGGGCCGGCGGCGAAGGCGGGCGAGCGCGGGGCGCAGGCCAGGCCGCGCTGGAACCCGGCGCCGACGTCCGTGGCCGCCGTCGGGGACTCCATCACCCGCGGGTTCGACGCCTGTTCGGTACTGGCCGACTGCCCGGAGGTCTCCTGGGCCACCGGCAGCGACCCCGCCGTCAACTCCCTGGCCGCCCGGCTGCTGGGCGGGGCGGAGGTGCCCGCGCGCAGCTGGAACTACGCGGTGACGGGCTCGCGCATGGCGGACCTGCCCGGGCAGCTGGCCGAGGCGGCGGAGCACAAGCCGGGCCTGGTCACGGTGATGGTCGGCTCGAACGACGCTTGCCGGCCCACGGCTTCGTCGATGACCTCGGTGGCGGACTTCCGGGCCCAATTCGAACAGGCGTTGAAGGGGCTGCGGGCGGCCTCGCCGGACTCGCAGGTGTACGTGTCCTCCGTGCCGGACCTTCAACGGCTGTGGGAGCAGGGCAAGGACAGCCCGATGGTCCGGCAGATCTGGAAGCTGGGGATCTGCCAGTCGATGCTGGCCGAGCCCCTGGCCGCCGACGCCGGGGCGACGGCCCGGCGGGAGAAGGTACGGGCGCGCGTGGTCGAGTACAACGAGGTGCTGCGCCAGGTCTGCGCGCAGGACGCCCTGTGCCGCTACGACGGCGGGGCCGTCTTCCAGTACCCGTTCGGGGCGGAGCAGCTGAGCCACTGGGACTGGTTCCACCCCGGCCGGGACGGGCAGGCGCGGCTCGCGGAACTGGCCCACCGGCAGGTGACGGCGGCCGAGCCGCCGCGTTGA
- a CDS encoding beta-glucosidase family protein, with amino-acid sequence MGPPWAHRTAPTQRGGTAVTAADQVPDERASEQLREDAVEAALDKLDLDAKARLLAGQDMWSLPALPEIGLDSLVMSDGPIGVRGVRWTADDPSIALPSPTALAASWDPDLARRAGRLLAQEARRKGVHVLLAPTVNLHRSPLGGRHFECYSEDPYLTGAIGTGYVQGVQDGGIGTTVKHFAGNDAETERFTVDCAIAPRPLRELYLAPFEAIVRGARPWGVMTAYNRVNGITMTEHAQLVNGILRGEWGFDGYNVSDWMAARSTTGCIDGGLDVAMPGPTTVYGPALAAAVRAGEADGAAVDGAVRNVLRLAARAGLLEGAPAAVTELPAPLDGQALARELAARGAVLVRNEGGALPLDRTPGRTLALIGAAARDARVLGGGSATVFPERVVSPLDGLTAALPEGALTYAVGADPSEEPAPAGQGFELRAVCRDASGAVLGEGGLPSGQVQWIGEDLPEGVSYETMASIEVTGTFVPRESGEHVFGTRGLGAFRLAVGGRTLWEGVQEMGAEADPFEAFFGAPSERARAVLTAGEPVEVSLAYQVPDMGAMPLRAVMFSLLHRGPRRDADELIAEAVRAARAADTAVVVVATTERVESEGFDRGDLALPGRQDDLVRAVAAANPHTVVVVNAGSPVELPWREDVAAVLLSWFPGQEGGAALADVLLGDAEPGGRLPTTWPATLADAPVTEVVPQEGRLEYREGLFIGYRAYEAHGVTPAYPFGHGLGYTDWAYESLEATAESVRVRLTNTGTRPGREVVQVYLAPACDPVERPASWLAGFASVSAAPGESVEAEIELPARTFEIWDEEANGWRRIGGAYEVRASRSHADTRLTATLDL; translated from the coding sequence ATGGGTCCACCATGGGCCCACCGCACCGCACCCACACAGCGAGGAGGCACGGCCGTGACCGCTGCCGATCAGGTCCCCGACGAGCGCGCGAGCGAGCAGCTGCGCGAAGACGCCGTCGAGGCCGCCCTGGACAAGCTGGACCTCGACGCCAAGGCCCGGCTCCTGGCCGGCCAGGACATGTGGTCCCTGCCCGCCCTCCCGGAGATCGGGCTGGACTCCCTGGTCATGTCCGACGGGCCCATCGGCGTCCGCGGCGTGCGCTGGACCGCCGACGACCCCTCGATCGCCCTGCCCTCCCCGACGGCCCTCGCCGCCTCCTGGGACCCGGACCTGGCCCGCCGGGCCGGCCGGCTGCTGGCCCAGGAGGCCCGCCGCAAGGGCGTCCACGTCCTCCTCGCACCCACCGTCAACCTGCACCGCTCCCCGCTCGGCGGCCGCCACTTCGAGTGCTACTCCGAGGACCCGTACCTGACCGGGGCCATCGGCACCGGCTACGTCCAGGGGGTCCAGGACGGCGGCATCGGCACCACCGTCAAGCACTTCGCGGGCAACGACGCCGAGACCGAGCGCTTCACCGTCGACTGCGCCATCGCCCCGCGCCCGCTGCGCGAGCTCTACCTGGCGCCCTTCGAGGCGATCGTCCGCGGCGCCCGTCCCTGGGGCGTCATGACCGCCTACAACCGGGTCAACGGGATCACCATGACCGAGCACGCGCAGCTGGTGAACGGGATCCTGCGCGGCGAATGGGGCTTCGACGGCTACAACGTCTCCGACTGGATGGCGGCCCGCTCCACCACCGGCTGCATCGACGGCGGCCTCGACGTGGCCATGCCCGGCCCGACGACCGTCTACGGGCCCGCCCTCGCCGCCGCCGTCCGCGCCGGGGAGGCCGACGGGGCCGCCGTCGACGGGGCCGTGCGCAACGTCCTGCGCCTCGCCGCCCGCGCGGGCCTGCTGGAGGGCGCCCCCGCCGCCGTCACCGAGCTCCCCGCGCCGCTCGACGGGCAGGCCCTGGCCCGCGAGCTGGCCGCCCGCGGGGCCGTCCTCGTCCGCAACGAGGGCGGCGCCCTGCCCCTGGACCGCACCCCGGGCCGCACGCTCGCCCTGATCGGCGCGGCCGCCCGCGACGCCCGCGTCCTGGGCGGCGGCAGCGCCACCGTCTTCCCCGAACGGGTGGTCTCCCCGCTCGACGGACTCACCGCCGCCCTGCCCGAGGGGGCCCTGACCTACGCCGTCGGCGCCGACCCGAGCGAGGAACCCGCCCCCGCCGGGCAGGGGTTCGAGCTCCGTGCCGTCTGCCGCGACGCCTCCGGGGCGGTCCTCGGCGAGGGCGGGCTGCCGTCCGGGCAGGTCCAGTGGATCGGCGAGGACCTGCCCGAGGGGGTCTCGTACGAGACGATGGCCTCCATCGAGGTCACCGGGACGTTCGTCCCGCGCGAGAGCGGCGAGCACGTCTTCGGCACCCGCGGGCTCGGCGCCTTCCGCCTGGCCGTCGGCGGGCGGACCCTGTGGGAGGGCGTCCAGGAGATGGGCGCGGAGGCCGACCCCTTCGAGGCCTTCTTCGGCGCCCCCAGCGAGCGCGCCCGGGCCGTCCTGACCGCCGGGGAGCCCGTCGAGGTCTCGCTGGCCTACCAGGTCCCCGACATGGGCGCGATGCCGCTCAGGGCCGTCATGTTCTCCCTGCTGCACCGCGGCCCGCGCCGCGACGCCGACGAGCTGATCGCCGAGGCCGTACGCGCCGCCCGCGCCGCCGACACCGCCGTCGTGGTCGTCGCCACCACCGAGCGGGTGGAGTCCGAGGGCTTCGACCGCGGCGACCTCGCCCTGCCGGGCCGCCAGGACGACCTCGTGCGGGCCGTCGCCGCCGCCAACCCCCACACCGTGGTCGTCGTCAACGCCGGCTCCCCCGTGGAGCTGCCCTGGCGCGAGGACGTCGCCGCCGTCCTGCTCAGCTGGTTCCCCGGGCAGGAGGGCGGGGCCGCGCTGGCCGACGTGCTCCTCGGGGACGCCGAGCCCGGCGGCCGCCTGCCCACCACCTGGCCCGCCACCCTCGCCGACGCGCCCGTCACCGAGGTGGTCCCGCAGGAGGGGCGCCTGGAGTACCGCGAGGGGCTGTTCATCGGCTACCGGGCCTACGAGGCGCACGGCGTGACCCCCGCCTACCCCTTCGGGCACGGGCTCGGCTACACCGACTGGGCCTACGAGTCCCTGGAGGCCACCGCCGAGTCCGTCCGGGTCCGCCTCACCAATACCGGCACCCGGCCCGGCCGCGAGGTCGTCCAGGTCTACCTCGCCCCCGCCTGCGACCCCGTGGAGCGCCCGGCGAGCTGGCTGGCCGGCTTCGCCTCCGTCTCCGCCGCGCCCGGGGAGAGCGTCGAGGCGGAGATCGAGCTGCCCGCCCGGACCTTCGAGATCTGGGACGAGGAGGCGAACGGCTGGCGCCGGATCGGCGGCGCCTACGAGGTCCGCGCGAGCCGTTCGCACGCCGACACCCGGCTGACGGCCACCCTCGACCTGTAG
- a CDS encoding acyl carrier protein: MAATQEEIVEGLAEIVNEIAGIPVEDVEIGKSFTDDLDVDSLSMVEVVVAAEERFDVKIPDEDVKNLKTVGDAADYILKHQA; encoded by the coding sequence ATGGCCGCCACGCAGGAAGAAATCGTCGAGGGTCTCGCGGAGATCGTCAACGAGATCGCGGGCATCCCGGTCGAGGACGTCGAGATCGGCAAGTCCTTCACCGACGACCTGGACGTCGACTCGCTGTCCATGGTCGAGGTCGTCGTCGCCGCCGAAGAGCGCTTCGACGTCAAGATCCCGGACGAGGACGTCAAGAACCTCAAGACGGTCGGCGACGCCGCTGACTACATCCTGAAGCACCAGGCCTGA
- a CDS encoding carbon-nitrogen hydrolase family protein, protein MKIAAAQLTCIPADVTANAAQATALAARARNEGAELVLFPELTLTGYEMQAIAEDPALWLSGADDPRLDGLRSAGIAVAVNAALRTPDPLPALATLVYDADGTHLTTYAKQHLYQHEQGAFTPGTTDGRFELGGIRFSLGVCFDNHFPDLPARGAADGCRVHLASSLYGTGDGITERATVYPGMAKEHGLYVVLANHVGPAGPWTGCGGAAVWAPDGTPLAEADAHTATVATADVPAA, encoded by the coding sequence ATGAAGATCGCCGCCGCACAGCTGACCTGCATACCCGCCGACGTCACCGCCAACGCCGCGCAGGCCACCGCCCTCGCCGCACGGGCCCGGAACGAGGGCGCGGAGCTCGTGCTCTTCCCGGAACTGACGCTCACCGGCTACGAGATGCAAGCCATCGCCGAGGACCCCGCCCTGTGGCTGTCCGGTGCCGACGACCCCCGCCTGGACGGGCTGCGCTCGGCCGGCATCGCGGTCGCCGTCAACGCCGCCCTGCGCACGCCCGACCCGCTGCCGGCCCTCGCGACCCTGGTCTACGACGCGGACGGCACGCACCTCACCACCTACGCCAAGCAGCACCTCTACCAGCACGAACAGGGCGCCTTCACCCCCGGCACCACGGACGGCCGCTTCGAACTCGGCGGCATCCGCTTCTCCCTGGGCGTCTGCTTCGACAACCACTTCCCCGACCTGCCCGCCCGGGGCGCGGCCGACGGCTGCCGCGTCCACCTCGCCAGCTCCCTCTACGGCACCGGCGACGGCATCACCGAACGCGCCACCGTCTACCCGGGCATGGCGAAGGAACACGGCCTCTACGTGGTCCTCGCCAACCACGTCGGCCCGGCGGGCCCCTGGACGGGCTGCGGCGGCGCGGCCGTCTGGGCCCCGGACGGCACCCCCCTCGCCGAGGCCGACGCCCACACCGCGACCGTGGCCACGGCGGACGTCCCGGCGGCCTAG
- a CDS encoding DUF3145 domain-containing protein: MTTRGVLYVHSAPRALCPHVEWAVAGVLGVRVNLDWIRQPASPGTWRAEFSWQAEAGTASKLASALRGWHLLRFEVTAEPCPTAEGERYSSTPDLGIFHAVTGMHGDILIPEDRLRAALARSARGETDLEAEIAKLLGKPWDDELEPFRYAGEGAPVRWLHQVV; encoded by the coding sequence GTGACGACACGTGGAGTTCTGTACGTGCATTCCGCACCGCGCGCGCTCTGCCCGCATGTGGAATGGGCTGTTGCGGGCGTGCTCGGGGTGCGGGTGAACCTCGACTGGATCCGGCAGCCCGCCTCCCCCGGCACCTGGAGAGCCGAGTTCTCCTGGCAGGCCGAGGCGGGCACCGCCTCGAAGCTCGCCTCCGCCCTGCGAGGCTGGCACCTGCTCCGCTTCGAGGTGACCGCCGAGCCCTGCCCGACCGCCGAGGGCGAGCGCTACAGCTCCACCCCGGACCTCGGCATCTTCCACGCCGTCACCGGCATGCACGGCGACATCCTGATCCCCGAGGACCGGCTGCGCGCCGCCCTCGCCCGCTCCGCGCGCGGCGAGACCGACCTGGAGGCCGAGATCGCCAAGCTGCTCGGCAAGCCCTGGGACGACGAACTGGAGCCCTTCCGCTACGCCGGCGAGGGGGCCCCGGTCCGCTGGCTCCACCAGGTGGTCTGA